The following proteins are co-located in the Methylomonas sp. 11b genome:
- a CDS encoding ABC transporter ATP-binding protein yields MSKSSTKEGLRRAADAPPLPANPWRFILFCLKPFRWLLLLMLILETGQAAGSILVPYAIKALMDAVASQPMPVSDWLETFKQPLLLLAGLNLAEIIFSRSSGAVLIIMGPRLRQGTARSLFAYLQNHAPRYFGNHFAGALAHRISETAMSVNHTTWSIICDFWPIAVTFTVSVTLLLGVHQGLGLFVAGWVLMYVLISYWLATRCQPYAQDFAATRSMVNGKIVDAVTNILNAKLFARLQHERTYLDSFLDTELKSARRTFWYMERVRWFQFTAAAILKIGTIGYALQLWQAREISVGAFAMSTGLAILVIGDARNLSRRFLEFFEYVGNVANGVDTIIQSHEIIDVADAKPLQISQGRIEFKDVCFSYEPGRQVFDHLNVVIEPGQRVGLVGFSGSGKSTFVNLILRNFEPQAGQILVDDQDILLATQDSLHAQISLIPQDPSLFHRSLKENIGYGKLDADEAQISFAAKLAHAEEFIAAMPEGYESLVGERGVKLSGGQRQRIAIARVMLKDAPILILDEATSSLDSVTEKTIQENLDRVMGRKTVIAIAHRLSTIAHLDRVLVFDQGRIVEDGSHQELLDKQGFYYRLWTMQAGGFLPDEVV; encoded by the coding sequence ATGTCCAAATCATCCACCAAGGAGGGTCTCCGTCGCGCAGCGGACGCACCGCCGTTACCTGCCAACCCCTGGCGTTTCATCCTATTCTGTCTAAAGCCATTCCGTTGGCTGTTGTTGTTGATGCTGATACTGGAAACCGGTCAGGCTGCCGGCAGCATTCTGGTGCCGTATGCGATTAAAGCCTTGATGGACGCGGTCGCCAGTCAGCCCATGCCGGTTAGCGATTGGCTGGAGACTTTCAAGCAACCCTTGCTGCTACTTGCCGGCTTGAATCTGGCCGAGATTATTTTCAGCCGCAGCAGCGGCGCGGTGCTGATTATCATGGGCCCGCGCTTGCGGCAGGGCACAGCGCGGTCTTTGTTTGCCTATCTGCAAAACCACGCGCCGCGCTATTTTGGTAACCATTTCGCTGGCGCGCTGGCGCATCGCATCAGCGAAACCGCGATGAGCGTCAACCACACCACCTGGTCCATCATCTGCGATTTCTGGCCGATAGCCGTGACATTCACGGTGTCGGTCACGCTATTGCTGGGTGTGCATCAAGGCTTGGGTCTGTTCGTGGCTGGCTGGGTGTTGATGTATGTATTGATCTCCTATTGGCTGGCGACCCGCTGCCAACCCTACGCCCAGGATTTTGCCGCTACCCGCAGCATGGTCAACGGCAAGATCGTCGATGCGGTGACTAACATCCTCAACGCCAAGCTATTCGCCCGCTTGCAGCACGAACGCACATATCTGGATAGCTTTCTGGACACCGAACTAAAAAGCGCCCGCCGCACCTTTTGGTATATGGAGCGGGTACGCTGGTTTCAATTTACCGCCGCCGCCATCCTGAAAATCGGCACCATCGGCTACGCCTTGCAACTGTGGCAAGCCAGGGAAATCAGCGTTGGCGCCTTTGCCATGAGCACCGGACTGGCGATTTTGGTGATCGGCGATGCCCGCAACTTGAGTCGGCGTTTTCTGGAGTTTTTCGAGTACGTCGGCAACGTCGCTAACGGCGTGGATACTATCATCCAAAGCCATGAAATCATCGATGTGGCAGACGCCAAACCTTTGCAAATCAGCCAAGGCCGCATCGAATTTAAAGACGTCTGCTTTAGTTACGAACCGGGGCGGCAGGTTTTCGACCATCTGAATGTAGTGATAGAGCCTGGGCAGCGGGTGGGCTTGGTCGGCTTCTCCGGTTCCGGCAAATCCACCTTTGTGAACTTGATTCTGCGCAACTTCGAACCGCAAGCTGGGCAGATTCTGGTGGATGACCAAGATATTTTACTGGCGACCCAGGATTCCTTGCATGCGCAAATCAGCCTGATTCCGCAAGACCCCAGCCTGTTCCACCGCAGCCTGAAAGAAAACATCGGCTACGGCAAACTGGATGCCGACGAAGCGCAAATCAGCTTTGCCGCCAAACTGGCGCACGCCGAGGAGTTTATCGCGGCAATGCCGGAAGGCTACGAGTCGCTGGTCGGCGAACGCGGTGTGAAACTATCCGGCGGCCAACGCCAACGCATCGCCATCGCCCGGGTGATGCTGAAAGACGCGCCGATTCTAATTCTGGACGAAGCTACTTCCAGCCTAGACTCAGTCACCGAAAAAACCATTCAGGAAAACCTGGACCGGGTCATGGGCCGC
- a CDS encoding YdcF family protein: MSIVAIYVIKLLLLPPTSLAMLALAGLLLGKRKRGKNMAIVCLALLWLLSLPIVVKQWALLWERIPPLSADAVQPFKPQALVVIGGGIEYSAPEYPEQVTLHVRTLLRVRYAAKLAGELGLPILASGGGTLEPDDIPEAELMAQTLDNEFKTPVAWQEPRSSNTAENARFSRELLKQFGINKIVLVTQAYHMPRAALEFRKAGFEVLPAPTAFIGHAGETRLLDWLPSPSSWANSFLLAHEMIGMWWYRIRY, encoded by the coding sequence ATGTCCATCGTCGCGATCTACGTTATCAAGCTACTGTTGTTGCCGCCAACCTCTTTGGCAATGCTGGCGCTGGCAGGCTTGCTGTTGGGCAAGCGTAAAAGGGGAAAGAACATGGCGATAGTCTGTCTGGCACTGTTGTGGTTACTGAGTTTGCCGATTGTCGTTAAGCAATGGGCCTTGCTGTGGGAGCGGATTCCGCCTCTTTCTGCAGACGCCGTACAGCCATTCAAACCGCAAGCCTTGGTGGTGATAGGCGGTGGCATTGAATACTCGGCGCCGGAATATCCAGAGCAAGTCACTTTACATGTCAGAACCTTGCTGCGCGTGCGCTATGCCGCCAAGTTGGCCGGGGAGTTGGGTCTGCCGATTCTGGCTTCCGGGGGCGGCACGCTGGAACCAGACGATATTCCCGAAGCGGAGTTGATGGCACAAACCCTGGATAATGAGTTTAAAACTCCCGTGGCCTGGCAGGAACCTCGCAGCAGCAATACCGCCGAAAATGCTCGCTTCAGCCGCGAGCTATTAAAGCAGTTCGGCATCAACAAAATCGTCCTGGTTACTCAGGCCTACCATATGCCGCGTGCTGCTTTGGAATTTCGCAAAGCTGGTTTCGAGGTGTTGCCGGCACCGACGGCGTTTATCGGCCACGCGGGCGAAACCCGTTTATTGGATTGGTTGCCATCACCAAGCTCTTGGGCCAACAGTTTTTTGCTGGCGCACGAAATGATAGGTATGTGGTGGTATCGGATTCGGTACTGA
- a CDS encoding tryptophan--tRNA ligase: MSKSIVLTGITTTGTPHLGNYAGAIRPAINASKDEHVRPFYFLADYHALIKCNEPARVKQSSLEIAATWLALGLDTSNAVFYRQSDVPEILELTWMLTCVTAKGLMNRAHAYKAAVAENEETEGNDPDKGITMGLFSYPILMAADILMFNANKVPVGKDQIQHIEMARDIASRFNHIYGEHFVLPEAVLDDNAATLLGLDGRKMSKSYNNTIPLFEPEKKLRKLINKIKTNSLEPGEPKDTEGCTLFGIYQAFANHHEVDAIRQRYAEGIGWGEMKQVLFEKINDEIAPARERYEALMEAPKHIEQQLQEGAEKARAITRPFINTLREAVGISRLAM, translated from the coding sequence ATGAGCAAATCCATTGTCCTTACCGGTATCACCACCACCGGCACGCCGCATCTTGGCAATTACGCCGGGGCGATTCGGCCGGCAATCAATGCCAGCAAAGACGAGCACGTCAGACCGTTTTATTTCCTGGCCGATTACCATGCGCTGATCAAATGTAACGAGCCGGCGCGGGTCAAGCAATCCAGTCTGGAAATTGCCGCGACTTGGCTGGCCTTGGGTTTGGACACTTCAAACGCAGTGTTCTATCGCCAATCGGATGTGCCGGAAATCCTGGAGCTGACCTGGATGCTGACTTGCGTTACTGCCAAGGGCTTGATGAACCGCGCCCATGCTTATAAAGCCGCGGTCGCCGAAAATGAAGAAACCGAAGGCAACGATCCCGACAAAGGCATCACGATGGGCTTGTTCAGTTACCCCATTCTGATGGCCGCCGATATTTTGATGTTCAACGCCAACAAAGTGCCAGTGGGCAAGGATCAAATCCAGCACATTGAAATGGCCCGCGACATCGCCAGCCGCTTTAACCATATCTACGGCGAGCATTTTGTTTTGCCGGAAGCGGTGCTGGACGACAACGCGGCAACCTTGCTGGGCTTGGACGGCCGCAAGATGAGCAAAAGCTACAACAACACGATACCGCTGTTCGAACCGGAAAAGAAACTGCGCAAGCTGATCAACAAGATCAAGACCAATTCCCTGGAACCCGGCGAACCCAAGGATACGGAAGGTTGTACCTTGTTTGGCATCTATCAGGCTTTCGCCAACCACCACGAAGTCGATGCGATTCGCCAGCGTTACGCGGAAGGCATAGGTTGGGGCGAGATGAAGCAAGTGTTGTTCGAGAAAATCAACGACGAAATCGCCCCGGCCCGCGAGCGTTACGAAGCCTTAATGGAAGCGCCGAAACATATCGAACAACAATTGCAGGAAGGCGCCGAGAAAGCCCGCGCGATCACCAGGCCATTTATCAATACCTTGCGGGAAGCGGTGGGGATTTCCAGATTGGCGATGTAA
- a CDS encoding PilZ domain-containing protein yields MLNHDEKRDYIRMDVDCDITYKLADSSEVSTGRCTTLSGAGVSFIAERPFEIGLAMEVSIMPKTQITPPMTAFIEVVRSVKQGDGSFEIAASIKSIKGN; encoded by the coding sequence ATGCTGAATCATGATGAAAAACGCGATTACATCCGTATGGATGTGGACTGTGACATTACCTATAAGCTGGCCGATTCCAGCGAGGTCAGCACCGGCAGATGCACGACGCTAAGCGGCGCCGGCGTATCGTTTATTGCCGAACGGCCATTCGAGATCGGTCTGGCCATGGAAGTCAGCATCATGCCAAAAACCCAAATCACCCCACCGATGACGGCCTTCATCGAAGTGGTGCGTAGCGTCAAACAAGGCGACGGCAGCTTTGAAATAGCCGCCTCGATCAAAAGCATCAAAGGCAATTAA
- a CDS encoding 6-pyruvoyl trahydropterin synthase family protein has translation MYIITKEVYFCYGHRLMNHPGKCRNLHGHSVRASISIKQNQLNDQGMVCDFSDVKDCVDGFINKVLDHNFLLHKDDPIIPALVANNEQFLAIDEHPTAEVLSKMIYNHVKQQGFNVDQVVLWETASANACYREE, from the coding sequence ATGTATATCATCACCAAAGAAGTTTATTTTTGCTACGGCCACCGCCTGATGAACCATCCGGGCAAGTGCCGCAACTTGCATGGCCACAGTGTCAGAGCCAGCATCTCCATCAAACAAAACCAACTCAACGACCAAGGCATGGTCTGTGATTTTTCTGACGTGAAAGACTGTGTGGATGGGTTTATAAACAAGGTGCTGGATCACAACTTTTTGCTGCATAAAGACGACCCTATCATCCCGGCCCTGGTCGCCAACAACGAGCAGTTTTTGGCCATTGACGAACATCCCACCGCCGAAGTGTTGAGCAAGATGATATACAACCACGTCAAACAACAAGGCTTTAATGTCGATCAAGTGGTGTTGTGGGAAACCGCCAGCGCCAATGCCTGCTATCGGGAAGAGTGA
- a CDS encoding DUF1249 domain-containing protein translates to MSLVQPVNTALCLEKICESNYQKLFRLIPNLRSFDKTAVGLTQNKPALYLEVLERNPYTLTIELSHCFDQQLSEQIVPAVKIRIYLDAQLAEVLRDIDRPTVDKVYQNPGSLVEIRNYKWRLNYFLQKWLDHCLKTDYRFSHDKLSQAAAVKPL, encoded by the coding sequence ATGAGCTTGGTGCAACCGGTCAACACGGCACTTTGTCTGGAAAAGATCTGCGAATCCAACTATCAAAAGCTGTTCAGGCTGATTCCGAATCTGCGTTCTTTTGATAAAACCGCCGTCGGCCTGACGCAGAACAAACCGGCGTTATATCTGGAAGTGCTGGAACGTAATCCCTACACCTTGACTATCGAACTCAGCCATTGCTTCGATCAACAGCTATCGGAACAAATCGTGCCGGCAGTAAAAATTCGGATTTATCTGGATGCGCAATTGGCGGAAGTGCTGCGCGACATCGACCGGCCAACAGTGGACAAGGTCTATCAAAATCCCGGCAGTTTGGTGGAAATCAGGAATTATAAGTGGCGCTTAAACTATTTTCTGCAGAAGTGGCTGGATCATTGCCTAAAGACCGATTACCGCTTCAGCCACGACAAGCTCAGCCAAGCTGCTGCTGTAAAGCCGCTCTGA
- the recQ gene encoding DNA helicase RecQ has protein sequence MTNNSALQTLHSVFGYDSFRGQQQQIIEQLIGGRDVLVLMPTGGGKSLCYQIPALVMDGVGIVISPLIALMQDQVSALHQVGVRAAYLNSTLALEQVREIEQKLQNGELDLLYIAPERLSNARTQALFARCKIALFAIDEAHCVSQWGHDFRADYLLLSVLHEQFPQVPRIALTATADERTRQEIITRLALEQAQVFVSGFDRPNIRYRIIQKDNARQQLLTFIRSEHPGDTGIVYCLSRKKVEETAEWLNDKGLKALPYHAGMEHRERQKNQHQFLMEDGLIIVATIAFGMGIDKPNVRFVAHLDLPKSVEAYYQETGRAGRDGLPANAWMAYGLQDVLTLRQMLSTSNADEAHKRIELHKLDAMLALCEMVSCRRQALLAYFGDVLEQGCGNCDTCLEPVETWDGSVAAQQALSCIYRTGQRFGVKYLIDVLLGKADDRMRQFGHDKQSTFGIGKALDEKQWRSVFRQLVAKSLVEIDFEGHGSLKLTDACRPVLRGEQTLMLRKDAQIAKTRREKTEKRQPGGAADSALWNALRAKRKALADEQDVPPYVIFHDATLMAMVDARPRNHQQLSMLSGIGQRKLELYGDEFLAVLAEFDDEPPASATDTVTESLDLFRLGYSVEQVAKQRSLSEDTIYNHMAKSLELGLVALGDVLSLSPAEVSEIEAVLLSLPEEQRNALKPVYEQLGGAYSYGVLRCVRAALQQQLG, from the coding sequence ATGACCAATAACTCCGCCCTGCAAACCCTGCATAGCGTGTTCGGCTACGACAGTTTTCGCGGCCAGCAGCAACAGATTATCGAGCAATTGATCGGCGGCCGGGATGTGTTGGTATTGATGCCGACCGGCGGCGGCAAGTCCTTGTGTTACCAGATTCCAGCCTTGGTGATGGACGGCGTGGGTATCGTGATTTCGCCATTGATTGCGCTGATGCAGGATCAGGTCAGCGCCTTGCATCAAGTCGGCGTGAGAGCCGCCTATCTGAATTCGACGTTGGCGCTGGAACAGGTGCGTGAGATCGAACAGAAGTTGCAGAACGGCGAGTTGGATTTGCTTTACATCGCCCCGGAGCGGCTCTCCAACGCCAGAACCCAAGCCCTGTTTGCCCGCTGCAAGATTGCTTTGTTTGCTATTGACGAAGCGCATTGCGTGTCGCAATGGGGCCACGATTTTCGTGCCGATTATTTGTTGTTGTCGGTGTTGCATGAGCAGTTTCCGCAAGTGCCGCGCATTGCCTTAACCGCCACCGCCGACGAGCGTACCCGCCAGGAAATCATTACCCGGCTGGCGCTGGAACAGGCCCAGGTGTTTGTCAGCGGTTTCGACCGGCCGAACATCCGCTATCGGATTATTCAGAAAGACAATGCTAGGCAGCAACTGCTGACATTTATCCGTAGCGAACATCCTGGTGATACCGGCATCGTCTATTGTCTGTCGCGGAAAAAAGTCGAAGAAACCGCAGAATGGTTGAATGACAAAGGCCTGAAAGCCCTGCCGTATCACGCCGGCATGGAGCATCGCGAGCGGCAAAAGAATCAGCATCAGTTTTTGATGGAGGATGGACTAATCATCGTCGCTACCATCGCCTTTGGCATGGGCATAGACAAACCCAACGTGCGCTTCGTGGCGCATCTGGATTTACCGAAAAGCGTGGAGGCTTATTACCAGGAAACCGGCCGGGCCGGGCGCGACGGTCTGCCAGCGAATGCTTGGATGGCGTATGGCTTGCAGGATGTGTTGACGCTGCGGCAAATGCTCAGTACCTCCAATGCCGACGAGGCGCACAAGCGTATTGAGTTGCATAAACTGGATGCGATGCTGGCCTTGTGCGAAATGGTCAGTTGCCGGCGACAGGCGCTGCTGGCTTACTTTGGGGATGTGCTGGAGCAGGGCTGCGGCAATTGCGATACCTGTCTGGAGCCTGTGGAAACCTGGGACGGCAGCGTGGCCGCGCAACAGGCCCTGTCGTGTATTTATCGTACCGGCCAGCGTTTCGGCGTGAAGTATTTGATCGACGTGCTGCTGGGCAAAGCCGATGACCGTATGCGCCAATTCGGCCACGATAAACAGTCGACGTTTGGTATTGGTAAAGCCCTGGACGAGAAACAATGGCGCTCGGTGTTTCGGCAATTGGTGGCCAAGTCTTTGGTGGAAATCGACTTTGAAGGCCACGGCAGTCTGAAACTGACCGACGCTTGCCGGCCGGTGTTACGCGGCGAGCAAACCTTGATGCTGCGCAAGGATGCGCAAATCGCCAAAACCCGGCGCGAAAAAACCGAAAAGCGCCAGCCGGGTGGTGCGGCGGACAGTGCCTTGTGGAACGCTTTGCGTGCCAAACGCAAAGCATTGGCCGACGAGCAGGATGTGCCGCCGTATGTGATTTTTCACGATGCGACTTTGATGGCGATGGTCGATGCCCGGCCGCGTAATCATCAGCAATTGAGCATGTTGTCCGGCATCGGCCAGCGCAAGCTGGAATTATACGGCGATGAGTTTTTGGCCGTGTTAGCCGAGTTTGACGACGAGCCGCCGGCGTCGGCCACCGATACCGTCACGGAGAGTCTGGATTTATTTCGATTAGGTTATAGCGTCGAGCAAGTCGCCAAGCAACGCAGTCTGAGCGAGGACACCATTTACAATCACATGGCCAAAAGTCTGGAGTTGGGGTTGGTGGCTCTGGGTGATGTGTTGAGTTTGTCGCCGGCGGAAGTCAGTGAAATCGAGGCGGTGTTGTTAAGTTTGCCGGAAGAACAGCGCAACGCCTTGAAGCCGGTTTACGAGCAACTGGGCGGTGCTTACAGCTATGGGGTGTTGCGCTGCGTCAGAGCGGCTTTACAGCAGCAGCTTGGCTGA
- the gshA gene encoding glutamate--cysteine ligase produces the protein MLITYCRLPDRLKYLIDNDQQYLLKQGLKGIEKESLRITEHGEIAQTPHPTALGSALTHPYITTDYSEALLEFITPPFADIRQTLDYMHQLHQFVYPHLGEEMLLATSMPCGIDGDLSIPIAEYGTSNIGKMKHVYRKGLWHRYGRTMQAIAGIHFNYSVPEALWPALYKQSGCTTGLEDFISNAYFGLIRNFHRQGWLILYLFGASPAICKTFFKSRPQLMEQFKEFDEHTVFHPYATSLRMSDIGYKSKNQAGLKIDYNSLDGYVDSLSAAINTPYSDYEAIGVKVDGEYQQLNANILQIENEFYSTMRPKQIAKSGEKPTLALKRRGVLYVEMRSLDLNLLNPIGIDESTARFVEAFLLYCLLQDSPPQGPDEFQINNSNQLLVANEGRRPGLQLNRNGDTVTLQQWAHSILYAMQPICAVLDRGSLERPYQLALQHQLAVVDNPALTPSARILACMRENGQEFGCFASNTSALHKHYFNAEPLDDETQRQFEDMAAASLQKQADIEANDKLDFDEYLSRYFAQS, from the coding sequence ATGCTCATTACTTACTGCCGTTTACCCGACCGTCTTAAATATCTGATCGATAACGATCAACAATACCTGTTAAAACAAGGCCTGAAAGGCATCGAGAAAGAAAGCCTGCGCATCACCGAGCATGGCGAGATCGCGCAAACACCTCACCCCACGGCGCTTGGTTCGGCGTTGACCCACCCCTACATCACCACCGATTATTCGGAAGCGCTGCTGGAATTTATCACCCCGCCGTTTGCCGACATCCGCCAAACCCTGGATTACATGCACCAGCTCCACCAGTTTGTCTACCCGCATCTAGGCGAGGAAATGCTGCTGGCCACCAGCATGCCCTGCGGTATCGACGGCGACTTGAGCATACCCATCGCCGAGTACGGCACCTCCAACATTGGCAAGATGAAGCACGTTTACCGTAAAGGTTTGTGGCACCGTTACGGCCGCACCATGCAAGCCATTGCCGGCATCCATTTCAATTATTCGGTGCCGGAGGCGCTGTGGCCGGCGCTGTACAAGCAAAGCGGCTGCACGACCGGCCTGGAAGACTTTATCTCAAACGCTTATTTCGGTTTGATCCGTAACTTCCACCGCCAAGGCTGGCTGATTCTGTATTTGTTCGGCGCCTCGCCGGCCATTTGCAAAACCTTTTTCAAAAGCCGCCCGCAATTGATGGAGCAATTCAAGGAATTCGACGAACACACCGTGTTCCACCCCTATGCGACCTCGCTGCGGATGAGCGACATCGGTTATAAGAGCAAGAACCAGGCGGGCTTGAAGATCGATTACAACTCGCTGGACGGCTACGTGGACAGCCTGAGCGCAGCCATCAACACACCCTATTCGGACTACGAAGCCATCGGCGTTAAAGTGGACGGTGAGTATCAGCAGCTGAACGCCAACATCCTGCAAATCGAAAACGAGTTTTACAGCACCATGCGCCCCAAGCAGATCGCCAAATCGGGCGAGAAGCCGACGCTGGCGCTGAAACGGCGCGGCGTGCTGTATGTGGAAATGCGCTCGCTGGACTTGAATCTGCTGAATCCGATCGGCATAGACGAAAGCACCGCCCGCTTTGTCGAAGCGTTTTTGTTGTACTGTCTATTGCAGGACAGCCCCCCGCAAGGCCCGGACGAATTCCAGATTAACAACAGCAACCAATTGCTGGTCGCGAATGAGGGCCGCCGCCCCGGTCTACAGCTAAACCGCAACGGCGACACCGTCACCTTACAGCAATGGGCACACAGCATCCTCTATGCCATGCAACCTATCTGCGCGGTACTGGATAGAGGCAGCTTGGAACGCCCCTACCAATTGGCTTTGCAACATCAGTTGGCAGTAGTGGACAACCCGGCGCTGACGCCGTCGGCACGGATTCTGGCCTGCATGCGCGAGAACGGCCAGGAGTTTGGCTGCTTCGCCAGTAACACCTCGGCGCTACATAAGCATTATTTCAACGCCGAACCACTGGACGATGAGACGCAACGGCAATTCGAGGACATGGCTGCCGCGTCGTTGCAAAAACAAGCCGACATCGAAGCCAACGACAAGTTGGACTTTGACGAGTATTTATCCCGTTACTTTGCCCAGAGCTAA
- a CDS encoding phosphoadenylyl-sulfate reductase, whose protein sequence is MTEFDLSTAQSELQGKNPRTILKAALANFDNIAISFSGAEDVVLIDMALQIRKDIQVFSLDTGRLHPETYRFMEQVRKHYGINIDILSPDREQLDAFVKEKGLFSFYEDGHQQCCGIRKVEPLKRKLATLDAWITGQRKDQSLDTRGDIPEVQLDAGFSGPGKQLIKFNPLLNWSSAQVWDYIEAYQVPFNELHKHGYISIGCEPCTRPVLPNQHERAGRWWWEDAAKKECGLHGGNVKS, encoded by the coding sequence ATGACTGAATTCGACTTAAGCACCGCCCAATCCGAGCTGCAAGGTAAAAATCCGCGCACCATCTTAAAAGCCGCACTGGCTAATTTCGATAACATTGCCATCTCTTTCAGCGGTGCAGAAGACGTCGTGCTGATCGACATGGCCTTGCAAATCAGAAAAGACATCCAGGTGTTTTCATTGGATACCGGCCGCTTGCATCCGGAAACCTACCGTTTCATGGAACAAGTGCGCAAGCATTACGGCATCAACATCGACATCTTGAGTCCGGATCGCGAACAACTGGATGCCTTTGTGAAAGAAAAAGGCCTGTTCAGTTTTTACGAAGACGGTCACCAACAATGCTGCGGCATCCGCAAGGTAGAGCCATTGAAGCGCAAGCTGGCGACGCTAGACGCCTGGATCACCGGCCAACGCAAAGACCAAAGCCTGGACACCCGCGGCGATATTCCGGAAGTGCAACTCGATGCCGGCTTTTCCGGCCCCGGCAAACAACTGATCAAATTCAACCCGCTGCTGAACTGGTCGTCGGCGCAGGTGTGGGATTACATCGAAGCCTATCAGGTACCGTTTAACGAACTCCATAAACACGGCTACATCAGCATCGGCTGCGAGCCTTGCACCCGGCCGGTTTTACCTAATCAGCACGAGCGCGCGGGGCGTTGGTGGTGGGAGGATGCGGCGAAGAAGGAATGTGGGTTGCATGGGGGGAATGTAAAATCTTAG
- a CDS encoding IS110 family transposase, translating to MTSTIIGIDIAKLKFDVARLAEGKYKHAKFANNLEGFAAFAAWLDGFGDTDRRLCLEATGAYGLPLAEFLADGGYFVSVVNPAQIHAFGKSELSRAKTDKADAKLIARYALQADLVAWKPLPANLRQLQALTRRLEHLLEMQRMEQNRLETADTAIVPSINTVLATLAAELKATRQAIQDHVXKDPDLKQQSDLLTSIPGIGPATTAYLLVALSPHHGYANAKQVVAQAGLAPAIRQSGQWQGKTRIAKTGDARLRKALYLPALVAWQHNPAIRVQCQRLKANGKNGKLIVCAAMRKLIHLAFAILKSGKPFDPNFSLA from the coding sequence ATGACTTCTACTATCATCGGCATCGATATTGCCAAGCTCAAATTCGACGTAGCCCGGCTCGCCGAAGGCAAATATAAACATGCCAAGTTCGCCAACAACCTCGAGGGCTTTGCCGCGTTCGCCGCTTGGCTAGACGGTTTTGGCGACACCGACCGGCGCCTTTGCCTGGAAGCCACTGGCGCTTACGGCCTGCCCCTGGCAGAGTTTCTCGCCGACGGTGGCTACTTCGTCAGCGTGGTGAACCCCGCTCAAATTCATGCCTTCGGAAAAAGCGAGCTGAGCCGCGCCAAAACCGATAAGGCCGACGCCAAGCTGATTGCCCGCTATGCCCTGCAAGCCGACTTGGTTGCCTGGAAGCCGCTACCCGCGAATCTGCGCCAGTTGCAAGCCCTCACGCGTCGCTTGGAGCACTTGCTGGAGATGCAGCGCATGGAGCAAAACCGACTGGAGACAGCTGATACCGCTATTGTCCCTTCCATCAACACNGTACTGGCAACATTGGCGGCCGAACTGAAGGCTACCCGTCAAGCCATCCAAGACCATGTCGANAAGGATCCCGATCTCAAGCAGCAAAGCGATCTGCTGACCTCCATTCCGGGTATCGGCCCCGCCACGACCGCCTATTTGCTCGTGGCCTTAAGTCCTCACCATGGCTACGCCAACGCCAAACAAGTCGTGGCCCAAGCCGGCCTCGCACCCGCCATCCGACAGTCAGGACAATGGCAGGGCAAAACGCGTATTGCCAAGACCGGTGACGCTCGGTTGCGCAAAGCGCTTTATCTACCCGCTTTGGTCGCCTGGCAACATAATCCAGCCATTCGCGTCCAATGCCAACGACTCAAAGCTAATGGCAAAAACGGCAAGCTCATTGTCTGCGCCGCCATGCGTAAGCTCATTCATCTGGCTTTCGCTATCTTGAAATCCGGTAAACCTTTTGATCCTAATTTTTCCCTTGCATGA
- a CDS encoding DUF4336 domain-containing protein has translation MLLKTLVPGQIWYAQQAIQFGPLNLSTRATFVKLRDGSIWVHSPIEPSAQLVTEIAKIGPVRYVLAPNKSHHLFFTSFILAFPNAQGYIAPGLAEKRPDLGVYPELSPLEKPAWTTELIPVFVEGLPIINETVWFHSATGTLILTDLLFCFGAEHIGLARVVARLLGVYDQLAMSRTMKLLVKDKTALARSVDALLALDVERIVLAHDQIIENDAKRKLSAAFNWLRK, from the coding sequence GTGCTCCTAAAAACTCTCGTTCCCGGCCAAATCTGGTATGCGCAACAAGCCATTCAATTCGGTCCGTTAAATCTAAGCACCAGAGCCACTTTCGTCAAACTGCGGGACGGCTCGATTTGGGTGCATTCGCCGATCGAGCCGTCAGCCCAACTGGTGACTGAAATTGCCAAAATCGGCCCGGTGCGTTATGTGCTTGCACCGAACAAGAGCCACCACCTGTTTTTTACATCGTTCATCCTGGCTTTCCCGAATGCCCAAGGCTATATCGCGCCGGGGTTAGCGGAAAAACGGCCGGACCTCGGCGTTTACCCAGAGCTGTCACCATTGGAAAAGCCGGCATGGACGACCGAGTTAATCCCCGTATTTGTGGAAGGCCTGCCCATCATCAACGAGACGGTTTGGTTTCACAGCGCAACGGGTACTTTGATTCTTACCGATCTGCTGTTTTGCTTCGGCGCTGAACACATCGGATTAGCGCGCGTGGTGGCGAGGCTGCTCGGCGTCTACGATCAACTGGCAATGTCGCGAACCATGAAACTGCTGGTTAAAGATAAAACCGCATTGGCGCGCTCGGTCGATGCGCTGCTGGCGCTGGATGTTGAGCGGATTGTGCTGGCTCACGACCAAATCATCGAAAACGACGCTAAGCGCAAATTAAGCGCGGCGTTCAACTGGCTGAGAAAATAA